The Candidatus Alcyoniella australis genome window below encodes:
- the dnaE gene encoding DNA polymerase III subunit alpha → MPHNEFVHLHLHSQYSLLDGAIKFDKLAALLNEQGSRACAITDHGVMHGVVQFYQTMIDAGIKPIIGCEGYIAPRSRFERQAGRGSESAYHIVLLAQNSEGYRNLCRLVSKAYLEGFYYKPRMDKELLAQHSKGLICLSACLKGEISSLILADQFEAARAAADFYKQTFPDSFYIELMHNGIPEQEQANAELIKIAGELELPLVATNDCHYLRREHARHHDVLLCVQTGKTMQDEDRMRLSTPEFYVKSPQEMIKAFSDTPEAIRNTVQIAERCNVEMQFGNPIFPKFKAENGEPSVKVFERYCHQGLEQRLSEIERQAQGGLDDETRAEYQRRLAEEMKLIKDKGFADYFLVVQDFIRYARSREIPVGPGRGSAAGSLVSWAMRITDIDPIRFGLFFERFLNPERQDNPDMDIDFCAHGRDEVIRYVSEHYGADKVAQIATFGTLGAKAVIRDVGRAMGIPYSDVDVIAKLVPDELGITLDRAVESEPKLRDAVAEKSWVAELMEYGRSLEGLTRHASTHAAGVVISNEPLIDLLPLMCDQRGEVVTQFDKDDVEKVGLVKFDFLGLKTLTVIDLALKNLRSKGIEIDLSRVELDDAKAFELLCQARTSGVFQLESSGMKDLLIKFKPSSIEDIIALIALYRPGPMQMIDQFIRQKHGLEKPHYIVPEMEEVLSETHGIMIYQEQVMRLASMIGGLSLGDADLLRRAMSKKKMDKMISYREKFISGAKSKGIGVQQATEVWELMERFAEYGFNKSHSAAYAILAFQTAYLKAHYPAQFMAALMTMEAGDSDKILQRIMECRSDMGLTVLGPDVNESFEDFSVTAVGEIRFGLAAVKNVGRGAVEAVIEARERLEVFKGLFQFCREVDLGRVNRRVVESLVKGGAFDFTQIHRARLLEGVDRALDSGSKEQLDRKRGQMGLFAGDSGLVPEQNDATLLHDVPPWSNKTLLDEEKEALGYYLTGHPLMEHERLLKLLATHDTAALRELRAKGEIRIAGIVNSVRQRVNKRGERWAITVLEDLVGTCEMLVFSDVYKRSEELLGAGLPLLIKGQADVGDKGTSIKVSEVIELSRAAEQLFKQVHFSLSSSGLTREQLEQLRLLCMRHPGQAEGYLRLRLPEGVQAMIRFSDDLKIKPCQELVTEAQKLLGYDSVELMTSDAVWRRE, encoded by the coding sequence ATGCCGCACAACGAGTTCGTCCACCTGCACCTGCACAGCCAATACTCATTGCTCGACGGTGCGATCAAGTTCGATAAGTTAGCAGCACTGCTCAACGAGCAAGGATCGCGCGCCTGCGCGATCACCGACCACGGCGTGATGCACGGAGTGGTGCAGTTCTACCAGACGATGATCGACGCGGGGATCAAGCCGATCATCGGCTGCGAGGGCTACATCGCGCCGCGCAGTCGTTTCGAGCGCCAGGCCGGACGCGGCTCGGAGAGCGCCTACCACATCGTGCTCTTGGCCCAGAACTCCGAGGGCTACCGCAACCTGTGCCGCCTGGTGAGCAAGGCCTACCTCGAGGGCTTCTACTACAAGCCGCGGATGGACAAGGAGCTGCTCGCGCAGCACAGCAAGGGCCTGATCTGCCTCTCGGCCTGTCTCAAGGGCGAGATCTCGTCGCTGATCCTTGCCGACCAGTTCGAGGCCGCGCGCGCGGCGGCCGACTTCTATAAGCAGACCTTCCCCGACTCGTTCTACATCGAGCTGATGCACAACGGCATCCCCGAGCAGGAGCAGGCCAACGCCGAGCTGATCAAAATTGCCGGCGAGCTGGAGCTGCCGCTGGTGGCGACCAACGACTGCCACTACCTGCGGCGCGAGCACGCGCGGCATCACGACGTGCTGTTGTGCGTACAGACCGGCAAGACCATGCAGGACGAGGACCGCATGCGGCTCTCGACGCCCGAGTTCTACGTCAAGAGTCCGCAGGAGATGATCAAGGCTTTCTCCGACACGCCCGAGGCGATCCGCAACACCGTGCAGATCGCCGAGCGCTGCAACGTTGAGATGCAGTTCGGCAACCCGATCTTCCCCAAGTTCAAGGCGGAAAACGGCGAGCCAAGCGTCAAGGTCTTTGAACGTTACTGCCATCAGGGGCTCGAGCAGCGGCTCTCGGAGATCGAACGCCAGGCCCAGGGCGGGCTCGACGACGAGACGCGCGCGGAGTACCAACGACGCCTGGCCGAAGAGATGAAGCTGATCAAGGACAAGGGCTTCGCCGACTACTTCCTGGTGGTCCAGGACTTCATCCGCTACGCCCGCTCGCGCGAGATCCCGGTGGGACCCGGACGCGGCTCCGCGGCCGGCAGCCTGGTCTCGTGGGCGATGCGCATCACCGACATCGACCCGATCCGTTTCGGGCTGTTCTTCGAGCGCTTCCTCAATCCCGAGCGCCAGGACAACCCGGACATGGACATCGACTTCTGCGCCCACGGCCGCGACGAGGTGATCCGCTACGTGTCCGAGCATTACGGCGCGGATAAGGTGGCGCAGATTGCCACCTTCGGCACCCTGGGCGCCAAGGCGGTAATCCGCGACGTGGGCCGGGCGATGGGCATCCCCTACAGCGACGTAGACGTGATCGCCAAGCTGGTGCCCGACGAGCTGGGCATCACGTTGGATCGGGCCGTCGAGTCCGAGCCCAAGCTGCGCGACGCGGTCGCCGAGAAGTCGTGGGTCGCCGAGCTGATGGAGTACGGCCGCAGCCTCGAGGGATTGACGCGCCACGCCTCGACCCACGCCGCGGGCGTGGTGATCTCCAACGAGCCGCTGATCGACCTGCTGCCGCTGATGTGCGACCAGCGCGGCGAGGTAGTCACCCAGTTCGACAAGGACGACGTAGAGAAAGTCGGGCTGGTCAAGTTCGACTTCCTCGGGCTCAAGACCCTGACCGTGATCGACCTGGCGCTGAAGAACCTTCGCTCCAAGGGGATCGAGATCGACCTGAGCCGCGTTGAGCTCGATGATGCCAAGGCCTTCGAGCTGCTGTGCCAGGCGCGGACATCCGGCGTGTTCCAGCTCGAGTCCAGCGGGATGAAAGACCTGCTGATCAAGTTCAAGCCATCCTCGATCGAGGACATCATTGCCTTGATCGCGCTCTACCGCCCCGGCCCGATGCAGATGATCGACCAGTTCATCCGCCAGAAGCACGGTTTGGAGAAGCCGCATTACATCGTGCCCGAGATGGAAGAGGTGCTCTCCGAGACCCACGGGATCATGATCTACCAGGAGCAGGTGATGCGCCTGGCGAGCATGATCGGCGGGCTGAGCCTGGGAGACGCCGACCTGCTGCGGCGCGCGATGTCCAAGAAGAAGATGGACAAGATGATCTCGTATCGCGAGAAGTTCATCTCCGGCGCCAAGAGCAAAGGCATCGGCGTGCAGCAGGCCACCGAGGTCTGGGAGTTGATGGAGCGCTTCGCGGAATACGGGTTCAACAAGAGCCATTCGGCGGCCTACGCGATACTCGCCTTTCAGACTGCCTATCTCAAAGCGCACTATCCGGCGCAGTTCATGGCCGCACTGATGACCATGGAGGCCGGCGATTCGGACAAGATCCTGCAGCGGATTATGGAGTGCCGCAGCGACATGGGACTGACCGTGCTCGGGCCCGACGTCAACGAGTCGTTCGAGGACTTCAGCGTTACCGCCGTGGGCGAGATCCGCTTTGGCCTGGCCGCGGTGAAGAACGTGGGGCGCGGCGCAGTGGAGGCGGTGATCGAGGCGCGCGAGCGGCTGGAGGTCTTCAAGGGATTGTTCCAATTCTGCCGCGAGGTCGACCTGGGGCGGGTCAACCGCCGGGTGGTCGAGAGCCTGGTCAAGGGCGGAGCTTTCGACTTTACGCAGATCCACCGCGCGCGGCTGCTCGAGGGGGTCGATCGCGCGCTGGACTCCGGGTCCAAAGAGCAGCTGGACCGCAAACGCGGACAGATGGGACTTTTCGCGGGCGACTCGGGATTGGTGCCGGAACAAAACGATGCCACGCTGCTTCACGATGTTCCACCCTGGTCGAACAAGACCCTGCTCGACGAGGAGAAGGAAGCCCTGGGCTACTACCTCACCGGCCACCCGTTGATGGAGCACGAGCGGCTGCTCAAGCTGCTGGCCACCCACGATACCGCGGCGCTGCGCGAGCTGCGCGCCAAAGGCGAAATCAGAATCGCCGGGATCGTCAACAGCGTGCGTCAGCGGGTCAACAAGCGCGGAGAGCGCTGGGCGATCACCGTGCTCGAGGACCTGGTCGGCACCTGCGAGATGCTCGTCTTCTCCGACGTCTATAAGCGCAGCGAGGAACTGCTCGGCGCGGGGCTGCCGCTGCTGATCAAGGGGCAGGCCGACGTCGGCGACAAGGGGACCTCGATCAAGGTCTCCGAGGTGATCGAGCTCAGCCGAGCCGCTGAGCA